In Cytophagales bacterium, the genomic window AAACGAGATCGTAGTATATTCTATGGGTGAATCCAGGCAGATTGCCGGCAACGAAACTGATATCGGGCGTCAGCTTAACCGCAGGGTTCAATTTAATCTTGTTGGTAATGTTTCATCCCGCGGTGAAATAACCTACCATGTAGTAGAAGAAGAACAAACGCTGCACACCATTTCAAGAATGTATAACCTGCCTGTAAACGAGATCAAGGCATTAAATGCGCTCGTTTCAGAGAAGGTAAGTCCGGGGTTGAAGCTCAAAGTGATAAAAAGAGATGTTACACCCGGTGAGGTCACTAAAGATGGGTACATTGTCAAGAAAGGTGATACGATGTATTCCATTGCAGAACGCTTCGGACTGACCACCAAAGAGCTTAAAGAAATGAACAACCTGCATGATAATGTGGTCTTTCAATATATGGTGTTGAAAGTGGATAAGGAAGAGGAATAACCAGTTGACAATTAGCAGTCCAAGTACTCGAGGGGATTTCAGTTGCACTACGATAGGCAATTGGCAATTTTTAAATATAGAAAAATTATTTGTTAGAAACACTTTTGGCATAACACTTGCAAAACACCACTTAAACCCTTTTAAATGCCGTCCCGAGTATTCGGGAGTCACCTGTGAGGATGAGAAGATATCTGACATGGCAGGTAAGAAAAGATTCAACAGGGTAAACTTATTCACCATTTAATTTTAGATATTAATCCTGTCATTTTGTCAGCGCCAATACCAACCCGATACCATCCCCATTAATAAAAGAGAGATTTAACGTGGGATTTGTCGTTGAAATAGTATTATTAGCATCGGGTTACAAATCAACGAATAATAATGAACATTAAACCAGAACAAAATTTTTTCCCAATAGCAGATCTGGATAATAGTGAAGAGCTGCTCCCTTTAATTGAAGATGATAAGGATGAGGAAGGGCAGGAGGGGAATTATCCTGAGAACCTGCCTGTTTTACCTGTCCGGAACACGGTTTTGTTCCCCGGGGTGATTATACCTATCACGATAGGAAGAAAGAGATCAATCAGGTTAGTAAAAAAAGCGTATAGAGGAAACAAGATCATTGGTGTGTTGGCCCAGGAAAATGCCGGTACAGAAGACCCAATCATTGACGACCTTTATAAAATCGGCACGGTTGCTAAAATTCTTAAAATGCTGGTTTTACCTGACGGTAATACGACCATCATAATCCGCGGAAAGGTAAAGTTTGAAATTGATCATATTGTAAGCGGAGAACCATTTCTTACGGCAAAAGTAAAATATCTGTCTGAAAGTTTTCCAAAGGTAAAAGATAAAAAATTAAAAGTACTGATCAACACTTTAAAGGAACAAGCAACCAAAATGTTCAAGCTTAACCCGGAAGTTCCACAGGAAGCCCAGATTGCAATAAAAAATATTGAACAACCAGTTTTTTTGACAAATTTTCTTTCTTCTAATCTCAACACTAAAGTTGCGGATAAGCAAAAGCTTCTGGAAATAAACAATGGCGTAAAAAAAACAGAGCTTTTGCTTAAATATATAATGAAAGAGATACAATTGCTTGAGATAAAGTATGAAATTCAAAACAAAGCGGTTTTTGATATTGACAAACAGCAAAGAGATTTTTTCTTAAGACAGCAAATGAAAGTTCTCCAGGATGAATTAGGAGATGGAAGCGCTGACCAGGAGTTAGATAAACTAAGAGCAAGGGGGAAAAAGAAGAAATGGACGGAGGCGGTTGCAAAGCATTTTAACAAGGAACTGGATAAACTCTTAAGGATACATCCACACTCACCCGAATACCCCGTTTCAATGAATTATGTGGAATTTATGATTGACATGCCCTGGAATGAGTATTCAAAGGATAAGTTTAATCTCAATCATGCTCAAAAAATATTAGAAGCTGACCATCATGGCCTGGAGAAAGTTAAAGAGAGAATTATAGAATATCTTTCGGTACTGAAGCTGAAAAATAATATGAAGGCGCCTATTGTGTGCTTTTATGGCCCTCCGGGTGTTGGTAAAACTTCTTTGGGAAAATCAATAGCAAGAGCGCTGGGCAGACAGTGTGTCAGAATGTCACTCGGAGGGGTGAGAGATGAAGCTGAGATCAGGGGGCATAGAAAAACCTATATTGGCGCCATGCCTGGGAGCATTATTAAAAATATTAAGAAATCAAAATATTCAAACCCTGTATTCATACTGGATGAAATTGATAAAATAGGCACTGATTTTAGAGGAGATCCGGCATCGGCATTATTAGAAGCGCTGGATCCGGAACAAAATGAATCATTTGTTGATAATTACCTGGAGGTTGATTACGACCTTTCCAGGGTTTTATTTATTACCACTGCAAATTCCCTGGATACTATTCCACATGCCTTGAAGGATAGAATGGAGATCATTGAAATTAATGGTTATACCCCAGAAGAAAAAATACAAATAGCTAAAAAACATCTTATCCCAAAACAAAGGACAGAAAATGGCTTGAACGCAAAAGATATTAAATTCACCCCGCAAGCAATTAACAGGATAATTCAGGACTACACAAGAGAATCTGGTGTCAGGCAGCTTGAAAGAAAAGTAGCTGGTGTAATAAGAAAGGTTGCCAAGTCCAAAGTATTGGAAGAAAAGCATAATAAAACCATCCAGCCAATAGATGTGTTGAAACATTTAGGCGCTCCTATATATGATAATGAATTGTATGAGAAGATCAATGTGGCAGGAGTTGCCACTGGCCTGGCTTGGACACAATTCGGTGGTGAAATTCTTTTCATTGAATCTACCTTATTCAGAGGTAAAGGTAAGCTCACACTATCGGGCAAGCTTGGAGATGTGATGAAAGAATCGGCAACAGCCGCCTTATCTTACCTGAGAGCCAATGCCGAAACAATTGGCATTGATCACAGGGTGTTTGATAATTTTGATTTGCATATACACGTTCCTTCAGGCGCTGTTCCCAAAGACGGGCCATCAGCCGGTATTACAATTTTTACTTCTTTGGCATCTGTTTTTACGCAAACAAAAATTAAAGATAAGTTAGCGATGACAGGGGAGATAACCCTGAGGGGAAAAGTGCTACCGGTAGGCGGCATCAAAGAAAAGATACTTGCGGCAAAAAGAGCAGGGATTAAAGAACTTATTCTTTGTGCTCAAAATAAAAAAGATGTTGATGAAATTAAGCCAGATTATATTAAAAATTTAAAAATCCATTATGTAGAAAATGTTGATGAGGTATTGGAACTTGCATTAACGGGTGAGAAGGTTGAGAAACCGGTGGATCTGTCTGTGAAAGTGGAGGATAAGAAGCTGGGATATGAGGAGGCTTTGGTTGAATAGTTAGATCATTTGTATATTTTGTAATACAAAATTAATTGTTATTCTATTTGTTATCTATTAAAGATTTATTAGCTTTGTAATAAAAGATAAATCATGCAACTAAAACTAAATATCGCTTACCAACAAGTTTTTAATCTTTTAAAACAATTGCCTGTTGCAGAATGGAAAAAATTGAGGGGTGAAATAGACAAAGAATTGACTGAAAAAAAACAAAATTTGTCCCCAACGAAGAGAGGGAACTATAAAAGAGAAAAAGGATTTGGTTGTTTGAAAGGAAAGGTATGGATGGCAGATGATTTCAATGAACCTTTAGATGACTTCAAGGAGTATATGCCGTAATGAATTATTTAGCTGATACTCAAACACTAATTTGGTATTTAGAGGGGAACCCAAAATTGTCAGAAAAAGCTGAAAACACTATCAAGGATAATAACAATAAATTATTAATAACATTGAAATTCTGATAAAAAAATATAAACCATCAATGAAGCAATGAAACAATGAAACAATTCGTTACAGCTATAAATTTCCGTAATGTTCTATCGGAGTCCCACTCCAAGTGGGGCTCCGAATGAAGATTGCCATAATCCCCTAATGTTTAGAAAATATTTAATTAGCGCATAGCGCTGCTGTTTAAAGGAGATCAAAAACCAGTTTTGTATTTTACCCCGCCAAATGACGGGGCTAATATTTATATGGATTTATTATTCTATTGTTTAAAGAAGAGTAAAAACCCGTTTTGTATTTTACCCCGTCAAACGGCAGGGCCATGCCCCGCCAGTTGGCGGGGCTATGTGCTATGCGCAATAACAACTTTCATTACCTACCACTCCTATTCTCAAATAGGCGGCAAAAATACCTACGATTTTTTAAACCTTCCTGTTAATGCCAGGGTGGCAGCTATGGGTGGTGTAAATGTTTCTTTGATTGACTATGACGTAAGCATGTACTTCTCAAACCCGGCTTTATTAAATAAAGAGATGGTGAAATATATCAGCTTAAATTATATGCCATTTTATGCCGGAATAAAAAACTCAACGCTTGCTTATGCACATGATTTTGGAAAAGCCGGAATTTGGGGTGGAGGATTGCAATACATTAATTACGGAAAGTTTCAGCAACGGGATGCGTCAGGCAATTACCAGGGCGATTTTCGGGCAAGCGAATATGCTTTTTATTTCTCTTATGCACACAAAATTGAAAATTATACGCTTGGCGCTAATTTGAAATTTGTCGGTTCAAATATCCAGTCCTATAGCGCTCATTCGGTTTTGTTTGATCTTGGCGGGTTATATAGCCATCCCACAAGAGATTGGGATATTGGTATGGTCTTTAAGAATATAGGTTTCCTGAAAAGATATCCTACCAAAATCCCTTTTGATGTTCAGTTGGGTATGAGCTATAAATTGGAACATATGCCGCTCAGGGCATCAATTACTATGCATCACTTGAATTATATGATTGATTGGCTTATATTTGGCGGTACGGATATTGTGTACCTGGATCCAAATAACACAGGCCTTGTTGATGAATTTGGAAATAAAACCAGTGAGGATAAAAAGTTGAGTGAAAAGATCGCCAGGCACTTCATCTTTGGAGGAGAATTTATTATGAGTCCGAATTTTTATCTGCGGGCAGGTTATAATCATCAAAGAAGAAAAGAATTGAAATTGGAGACAAGATCAGGCCTTACAGGATTTTCTGCGGGTTTTATGATAAAGATAAAGACGTTTGAATTTGCTTTTTCAAGAGCGTGGTATCATGTGGCAGGGGGTAAGAATTATATTACAGTTACCAGTAATCTTGGATCATATTTTAAGAAAACAGAAAGGCCGGTTGACAATTAAAAAGCTCCACACACCCCACATCAACAGACTATATAGTGCTTGTCTATAATGTCAAAAATATTCGTTAATGAAAATCCAAAGTTTCAACATTAAGTCGGCAGTTGGCAGTCGGCAGTCGGCAAATTTGCTGACTGCCGGCTGTGGACTGCCGACTTTTTAATCAACTTACCTGCCTGCGGCAGACAGGCGAAGTTATGTTTTTACTATAATATATTAAACATTCGACTTTATAGACAGACACTATATAAACAATTCTGTTAATTAAAGAAATCACAAGACATATTCAAATTAAATTATTATTTGTATCTTTGCTCTTTGTATATGTTTTTTTAAAAAACTTTGCGTCTCCGCGACTTTGCGGTGAAAAAAATAGGGTTGATTACGGATAGTCATTAACAATAAATACAATGATAGATAACGACAACTACCTGACTCCAAAACAAATTGTTAAGGAATTAGACAAATACATCATCGGGCAAAAGGATGCCAAAAAAAACGTGGCAATTGCTTTGCGCAACAGGTGGCGAAGGATGAAGACCAAAACCGAAATACAGCAGGAGATCACGCCAAATAATATCCTGATGATCGGTCCTACCGGGGTGGGTAAGACAGAAATTGCCCGGAGATTGGCAAAGTTAGCGGATGCTCCCTTTACCAAGGTTGAAGCTTCAAAATTTACAGAGGTTGGCTATGTAGGACGCGATGTTGAAAGCATGGTAAGAGACCTTGTAGACCAATCTGTTAATATTGTAAAGGCGGGGAAAAAAGAAGAAGTTAAACAAAAAGCAGCAGAGATCGTAGAAGAAATTATTCTCGATGCCTTGATTCCTCCGTTAAAAAAACCTGCATCCAAACCTCAAACCTCTGCCACGGTCCGTCAACAAGCCGGCCTGTCTATCAACCTTACTTCCGGCCATATTTCTTCTGAAGCTGATATAGCAAACCAGAAGGCAGGTAAACAAGCTGAGTCCCGATCTCAACCGGAACAAAATTCAGAATTGGCCGGGGATAATATGCCCAAAAACGATTATGAACTCAATGAAAAAACAAGAGAAAAATTCAGAGAAAAAATAAGAAGCGGGGAGCTTGACGACCGTAAAATAGAGATCAATATCCAGCAAAACTCGTCTGCAGGTATTGGCGTTATTGGTCCTGCCGGTGGAATTGATGAGGTATCTATGATGAATATCCAGGAAATGATCGGTGGAATGCTGCCGAAAAGGGCTAAAAAAAGAAAGCTTAAAATTGTCGAAGCGCGAAAGATATTGCTGGAAGAGGAGACTGCCAAATTGATCGATATGGATGAAGTGAAAGAAGAAGCAATCAATAAAGCAGAAAACACGGGCATCATCTTTATTGATGAAATTGATAAAGTTGCAAACAGGTCTTCAGGATCTGGCGGTCCTGATGTGAGCAGGGAAGGTGTACAAAGAGATCTCCTGCCAATCGTTGAAGGGAGCACTGTTAATACCAAATATGGTGTTGTCAGAACCGATCATATTCTTTTTATTGCTGCCGGAGCTTTTTACGTTTCCAAACCTTCAGACTTGATACCTGAACTGCAGGGGCGGTTTCCAATCAGGGTAGAGCTGGATAATCTGACCAAAGAAGATTTTTGCAAGATTTTAAAATATCCTAAAAACGCACTCACTAAACAATATGAAGCGCTGCTTGGTTCTGAAGATGTTGAGCTAAGCTTTACTGACGAAGCCATTGATATGATTGCAGAAATGGCTTTTGAAATCAATTCAAAACTTGAAAATATAGGCGCCAGAAGATTACAAACCGTAATGAGCCAATTGCTCAATGATATCCTCTTCGATGTACCTGATACAATCAGTCAAAATGCCAAAATACCAATCACCAAAGAGTTGGTAGAAGAAAGATTATCAGAGATGGTGAAGGATAAGGATGTGAGTCAATACATTCTTTAAAAATTATGAAACAGGAATCGCCACATCAATTCTTTCAAGGTAATCCGCAATCCGTTTCATAAGCCATCCGGGAGTAGAAGTAGCTCCGCAAATACCCACTGAGCTGTCAGGTGAAAACCAGGAAGCGTCAATCTCACTTTCATTCTCAACAAAATAACTGTTGGGGTTCACAGATTTACAAACACTATATAACGATTTGCCATTTGAGCTTTTTTTGCCGCTTACGAAAATGATCACATCGTGGAGCCTGGCAAATTCCTGCAACTGTGGTTCACGGTTAGAAACCTGCCTGCAGATGCTGTCATTAAATTCAAAATCTATGATCTGTCCGTCCGGATCAGCTTCCCTGATCTTCTCTTCTATTAACTTTTTAATTTTATAAAATCCTTTGGTACTTTTCGTAGTTTGACTATAAAGGGATATCGGTTTGGTAAAGTCAATATTATCAATGTCCTCTTCTGAGCTAATGATGATGGCTTTGTCTTTTGTTTGTCCTGCCAAACCTATCACTTCAGCGTGTCCCTGTTTGCCATAAATCAC contains:
- the lon gene encoding endopeptidase La, which translates into the protein MNIKPEQNFFPIADLDNSEELLPLIEDDKDEEGQEGNYPENLPVLPVRNTVLFPGVIIPITIGRKRSIRLVKKAYRGNKIIGVLAQENAGTEDPIIDDLYKIGTVAKILKMLVLPDGNTTIIIRGKVKFEIDHIVSGEPFLTAKVKYLSESFPKVKDKKLKVLINTLKEQATKMFKLNPEVPQEAQIAIKNIEQPVFLTNFLSSNLNTKVADKQKLLEINNGVKKTELLLKYIMKEIQLLEIKYEIQNKAVFDIDKQQRDFFLRQQMKVLQDELGDGSADQELDKLRARGKKKKWTEAVAKHFNKELDKLLRIHPHSPEYPVSMNYVEFMIDMPWNEYSKDKFNLNHAQKILEADHHGLEKVKERIIEYLSVLKLKNNMKAPIVCFYGPPGVGKTSLGKSIARALGRQCVRMSLGGVRDEAEIRGHRKTYIGAMPGSIIKNIKKSKYSNPVFILDEIDKIGTDFRGDPASALLEALDPEQNESFVDNYLEVDYDLSRVLFITTANSLDTIPHALKDRMEIIEINGYTPEEKIQIAKKHLIPKQRTENGLNAKDIKFTPQAINRIIQDYTRESGVRQLERKVAGVIRKVAKSKVLEEKHNKTIQPIDVLKHLGAPIYDNELYEKINVAGVATGLAWTQFGGEILFIESTLFRGKGKLTLSGKLGDVMKESATAALSYLRANAETIGIDHRVFDNFDLHIHVPSGAVPKDGPSAGITIFTSLASVFTQTKIKDKLAMTGEITLRGKVLPVGGIKEKILAAKRAGIKELILCAQNKKDVDEIKPDYIKNLKIHYVENVDEVLELALTGEKVEKPVDLSVKVEDKKLGYEEALVE
- a CDS encoding DUF2281 domain-containing protein → MQLKLNIAYQQVFNLLKQLPVAEWKKLRGEIDKELTEKKQNLSPTKRGNYKREKGFGCLKGKVWMADDFNEPLDDFKEYMP
- the hslU gene encoding ATP-dependent protease ATPase subunit HslU, which translates into the protein MIDNDNYLTPKQIVKELDKYIIGQKDAKKNVAIALRNRWRRMKTKTEIQQEITPNNILMIGPTGVGKTEIARRLAKLADAPFTKVEASKFTEVGYVGRDVESMVRDLVDQSVNIVKAGKKEEVKQKAAEIVEEIILDALIPPLKKPASKPQTSATVRQQAGLSINLTSGHISSEADIANQKAGKQAESRSQPEQNSELAGDNMPKNDYELNEKTREKFREKIRSGELDDRKIEINIQQNSSAGIGVIGPAGGIDEVSMMNIQEMIGGMLPKRAKKRKLKIVEARKILLEEETAKLIDMDEVKEEAINKAENTGIIFIDEIDKVANRSSGSGGPDVSREGVQRDLLPIVEGSTVNTKYGVVRTDHILFIAAGAFYVSKPSDLIPELQGRFPIRVELDNLTKEDFCKILKYPKNALTKQYEALLGSEDVELSFTDEAIDMIAEMAFEINSKLENIGARRLQTVMSQLLNDILFDVPDTISQNAKIPITKELVEERLSEMVKDKDVSQYIL
- a CDS encoding 4-hydroxy-3-methylbut-2-enyl diphosphate reductase; translation: MKVTIDENSGYCFGVEYAIEIAEYELKDSEILYCLGDIVHNSMEVDRLYKKGLRIIDYEQLKELKNCKVLIRAHGEPPETYKIALENNIALIDASCPVVLKLQNRVKHSFDKISEDEGQIVIYGKQGHAEVIGLAGQTKDKAIIISSEEDIDNIDFTKPISLYSQTTKSTKGFYKIKKLIEEKIREADPDGQIIDFEFNDSICRQVSNREPQLQEFARLHDVIIFVSGKKSSNGKSLYSVCKSVNPNSYFVENESEIDASWFSPDSSVGICGATSTPGWLMKRIADYLERIDVAIPVS
- the porQ gene encoding type IX secretion system protein PorQ, producing the protein MDLLFYCLKKSKNPFCILPRQTAGPCPASWRGYVLCAITTFITYHSYSQIGGKNTYDFLNLPVNARVAAMGGVNVSLIDYDVSMYFSNPALLNKEMVKYISLNYMPFYAGIKNSTLAYAHDFGKAGIWGGGLQYINYGKFQQRDASGNYQGDFRASEYAFYFSYAHKIENYTLGANLKFVGSNIQSYSAHSVLFDLGGLYSHPTRDWDIGMVFKNIGFLKRYPTKIPFDVQLGMSYKLEHMPLRASITMHHLNYMIDWLIFGGTDIVYLDPNNTGLVDEFGNKTSEDKKLSEKIARHFIFGGEFIMSPNFYLRAGYNHQRRKELKLETRSGLTGFSAGFMIKIKTFEFAFSRAWYHVAGGKNYITVTSNLGSYFKKTERPVDN